The Caldicellulosiruptor changbaiensis genome has a segment encoding these proteins:
- a CDS encoding CAP domain-containing protein, with translation MKNIRIYKAAIRGIILLIIGLLVFGSCPIYLNRFSESNSAKAASYSQAKRNVSLFCSKAYFNKVYSDTKTEILKSPFPFDLYASLNPTDFFIAGFENDKLVFYYTNSEQFLEYENTKIGSSLQDVKRTKLKFLKSFEILKGMKKYNFTDENLGKEYDVALVNNSYYVYFFYDKLVSPNIVNGIFMVKKGIWDDFLINDDVFKKQKDINHLISAFERLCYLHLNSIRSQEEKQLFKYSDKILIVARLHSQNMAKYNFFGHTDVFGQSPADRFQKQAISFKKIGENIAMGTKLLPFFANHLLLNSKGHRENIESNFEYAAVGCAVDLNTDNVYYTQNFANLIYSQDSTFGR, from the coding sequence ATGAAAAATATTAGAATTTACAAAGCTGCTATTAGAGGTATTATATTACTAATTATAGGGCTACTTGTTTTTGGAAGTTGCCCTATTTACTTGAATAGGTTCTCTGAAAGTAATTCTGCAAAGGCTGCTTCTTATTCTCAGGCAAAGAGGAATGTGAGCTTATTTTGTTCAAAAGCATATTTTAATAAGGTCTATTCAGATACAAAAACAGAAATCTTAAAAAGCCCATTCCCCTTTGACCTTTACGCCTCACTAAACCCAACCGACTTTTTTATTGCAGGCTTTGAAAATGATAAGCTTGTATTTTACTATACCAACTCTGAACAATTTTTAGAGTATGAAAATACCAAAATTGGAAGCAGCCTGCAGGATGTGAAAAGAACCAAATTAAAATTCCTTAAAAGCTTCGAAATATTAAAAGGTATGAAAAAATATAATTTTACAGATGAGAATTTAGGAAAAGAATATGATGTGGCTTTAGTCAATAATAGCTATTATGTTTACTTCTTTTATGACAAACTTGTTTCTCCAAATATTGTAAACGGAATCTTTATGGTCAAAAAAGGTATTTGGGATGATTTTCTTATAAATGATGATGTTTTCAAAAAGCAAAAGGATATAAATCACCTTATTTCTGCATTTGAAAGGCTTTGCTACCTTCACTTAAACTCAATCAGAAGTCAAGAGGAAAAACAGCTTTTTAAGTATTCCGACAAAATCTTGATTGTCGCAAGACTTCATTCACAAAACATGGCAAAGTACAATTTCTTTGGCCACACAGATGTCTTTGGCCAAAGCCCTGCAGATAGGTTTCAAAAGCAAGCAATTTCTTTTAAAAAGATTGGTGAGAACATAGCAATGGGTACAAAACTTCTTCCATTTTTTGCGAACCATCTTCTTTTGAATTCAAAAGGGCATAGGGAAAACATTGAAAGTAATTTTGAATATGCAGCAGTAGGATGTGCTGTGGATTTGAATACAGACAATGTGTATTACACTCAGAACTTTGCCAATTTGATATATTCACAAGATAGCACTTTTGGCCGATAG
- a CDS encoding methyl-accepting chemotaxis protein, giving the protein MRQLRKFKKVSFKISGSLKTRITLWFIIISLIPLLVFLIFSLSLIEKNAQKELNSRLEAAHNVAIQEIERYQKLSQDYATLISSNNLLKEAILKKDHLRLVQVISPLASQMNIDQIAVTDSNGILIGRSDILSRYGDNWKENYLVKCGLARLRYTTIEKSGDDIYIKSVSDVVTEMSANNMRVIGAVIVGYKLDKRFVENLSRLTKMNVILYPANSPNKYISQSNSQKLGAIIEKETLQKAMSGEYEYLIGKTGTKNDSYSFVLIPVRKANNTMPVAALAILTNNLLVSNFVTSSIRFSILLFGLTLVLVIIISMFIANRITRPINKLVDSARKVASGKFDIQVEDSIVSSDEIGLLAREFSKMVKSIHTFVTNIDQTVSTTQSYIDRLNSIATDSAKTNEITATQIKEIIELAEKQKKAFEEVSSYITEIEQQVQNTFKVFRTIEEGITSVVDTTYKEEESIQNLIKYMYTVNETINQVASDLSEAMQNYKSIVSASEYISKLAEQIKIISLNVSIEAAKRDVPSFGVIASEISRLSQTADSFAKRISESIEKSLLTFNKTNKRLEESMKVVKAGVEVAKKSTVSLSKIKETNTAMKERISKISSEISNQQEKILNINNTLKLQTQTTLQYFKTLSSIKDVFQKQIRSVDKLIEQFKDVHEGVVKLAAISIKAGEDT; this is encoded by the coding sequence ATGAGGCAGCTACGTAAATTTAAAAAAGTTTCCTTTAAAATCTCTGGTTCACTCAAGACAAGAATTACATTGTGGTTTATTATAATCTCATTAATTCCACTTTTAGTATTTTTAATCTTTTCACTGAGCCTTATTGAAAAGAATGCGCAAAAGGAATTAAATTCACGTCTTGAAGCCGCGCATAATGTAGCAATTCAAGAGATTGAGAGGTATCAAAAACTATCTCAAGACTATGCGACTTTGATTTCATCAAACAACCTGCTAAAAGAGGCAATCTTGAAAAAAGACCATCTAAGACTTGTACAGGTAATTTCGCCGCTGGCAAGCCAGATGAATATTGACCAGATTGCTGTAACAGACTCAAATGGTATTTTAATCGGAAGAAGTGACATCCTCTCACGTTATGGTGATAACTGGAAAGAAAATTATTTAGTAAAGTGTGGGCTTGCAAGGCTAAGGTATACCACTATTGAAAAAAGCGGAGATGACATTTATATAAAGTCTGTATCAGATGTGGTCACAGAGATGAGTGCAAACAACATGAGGGTAATTGGCGCAGTAATTGTTGGGTACAAACTTGACAAGAGGTTTGTTGAAAACCTCTCAAGACTTACCAAGATGAATGTCATTTTGTATCCTGCAAATTCGCCTAATAAATATATTTCACAATCAAACTCTCAAAAACTGGGGGCTATTATAGAAAAAGAGACCTTGCAGAAAGCAATGTCAGGTGAGTATGAGTACTTGATTGGCAAAACAGGTACAAAAAATGACAGTTATAGTTTTGTATTGATCCCTGTGAGAAAAGCTAATAACACAATGCCTGTAGCAGCTCTTGCAATACTTACAAACAACCTTCTTGTTTCGAACTTTGTTACATCTTCCATCAGGTTTTCAATACTCTTGTTTGGGCTTACATTAGTTTTGGTCATCATCATCAGTATGTTCATTGCAAACAGGATCACAAGGCCAATAAATAAACTTGTTGACAGTGCAAGAAAAGTTGCATCTGGTAAGTTTGATATACAGGTAGAAGACAGCATTGTGAGTAGCGACGAGATAGGACTTTTGGCAAGAGAATTTTCAAAGATGGTAAAGAGTATCCATACCTTTGTCACAAATATTGACCAGACAGTTAGCACCACGCAAAGTTATATTGACAGGCTAAATAGCATTGCAACAGATTCTGCGAAGACAAATGAGATCACAGCCACTCAGATAAAGGAAATTATAGAGCTGGCTGAAAAGCAAAAAAAGGCGTTTGAAGAGGTAAGCAGCTATATAACTGAGATTGAGCAACAGGTACAAAATACATTCAAAGTGTTTAGGACAATTGAAGAGGGGATAACAAGTGTGGTTGATACAACGTACAAAGAAGAAGAGTCTATCCAAAACCTCATAAAATACATGTACACAGTGAACGAGACCATAAACCAGGTTGCTTCAGATCTGTCTGAAGCTATGCAGAATTATAAATCAATTGTCAGTGCAAGTGAGTACATTTCAAAGCTTGCAGAACAGATAAAGATAATTTCACTAAATGTCTCGATAGAAGCGGCAAAACGCGATGTGCCAAGTTTTGGAGTCATAGCTTCAGAAATTTCAAGGCTTTCACAAACAGCAGATTCATTTGCAAAACGGATTTCTGAGTCAATAGAAAAATCGCTTTTGACATTCAACAAAACAAACAAGAGGCTTGAAGAGAGTATGAAGGTTGTAAAAGCAGGAGTGGAAGTTGCCAAAAAATCTACTGTTTCGCTTAGCAAAATCAAGGAGACAAACACAGCCATGAAAGAGAGAATATCAAAGATATCATCTGAAATTTCAAACCAGCAAGAAAAAATCTTGAATATAAACAATACCTTAAAATTGCAAACTCAAACTACTTTGCAGTACTTTAAAACTCTTTCATCAATTAAAGATGTCTTCCAAAAACAGATTCGTTCTGTTGACAAGCTGATTGAGCAGTTCAAGGATGTGCACGAAGGAGTTGTAAAACTTGCAGCGATTTCTATAAAGGCAGGTGAGGATACATAA